One Labrys wisconsinensis genomic window, TCTTGCCGTAGATCTCAGCCATCATCTCGGCGACGTCGACGCCCTTGGCGATGCAATGGCCGTGGCCGCGATGGGTGGAGGCGATGCGGTCGACATCGGTGAGGTGCGTCATGATGCCGGCGGCGCAGGCCTCCTCGCCGGCATAGAGGTGGACGAAGCCGGGAATGTCGCCCTTGGCGAACTCGACATGCAGCCGCTCCTCGAAATCGCGGATGGTCCGCATGGTGCGATAGGCCTGGAGCAGCTCCGCCCTCGACAGCGGGAAGGGGTTGTTGGACATGACGTTTCCTCCTCTTTTCAGGTTGCGGCGAAATGGCGGGCGCCCGTGCGCATCAGCCCGCGGGTCGAGGCGAAGCGCATCACGGCAGCAACGTCGACGGTGCGGAACGCGCGGTCCTGCAAGGTCACGGCGACGGCGCGCCGGGCGTCGAAGGCGAGCTCGCGCTCGCCGTCGAGGGCGATGGCGCCGGCGGGCAGGCTGGGCGAGAACGGCACGCCGGCCGGCATGCGCCGCCAGTCCTCGATGCCGACCGCCTCGACCAGCCCCGGCCCGATCGGCGCGCGCAGCACGGTGGGCGCGGCATGGGCGGGGCCGAGCTGCACCATCATGCCGCCCGGCTCGTCGCGGGCGACGGGCTCGATCAGCCCGGCGATCGCCGACATGCCGATCACCTCGGGGTCGGCGAAGGTGACGAAGAGCTCGCGGAAGCTGTCGGCGCGCCACAGCGCCCGCGCCCCGACGGTGCGGTCGGTGACGACGGCGACGTCGACCAGGGCGATCTGCGGCGCCTCGCCCTCCACGGCGACCTCGAGCGTCTTGTTGAGGGCGAAGGCGATCGACGCCGGCACGGCGCCGCAGACGGCGAGCGCCGTCGCCAGGGCGGTGACGGTCGGCTCGCGCGGCTCGGGAAAGGCATTGTTGGTGCCGGTGGAGATGCCGGCGATCGGCACCCGCCCGCAGGCGCCGACCACGGCCCGGTGCGTGCCGTCGCCGCCGAGCACGATGATGGCGGCGACGCCGGCGGCCGCCATGGCGCGGGCGGCGCGGCTGGTGTCCTCCACCGTTGAGGTCACCGGCATGTCGAGGAAGACGAGCTCGGGGAAGCGCGCCTCACCGCAGGCGCGCGAGCGCTCGATGCCGCGCACGACATGGCCGCGGATGCCGCCGGTCTCCGGCATCATCACCACCCGGCCGACGCCGCCCGCCGCGAGCGCGGCCAGCGCCCGCAGCACGATGCCGGCGCGGTCGGCGATCTGCAGGCTGCCGGCATGGGTCACCACCCGGCGGATGTCGCGGGCCGAGACCGGATTGGCGATGATGCCGACCAGAGGCGACATCGGCTTCCTTCCCTGAGGCGCGTCGGCGCGGGACGTTTCCCGTCGACGGCATCAGAGCAAGGGCGGTGCCAACGATCGACCTCTGATCAAATAATTGATTTACCTTGTGAATTTCTGGCACACGTCTCGGCGCGGTGCGGCGCTCCCCGCCGCACCTGCGGCGGCGGCTGCAACAGGTGCGGCGCGGTGGGGCGCCGCTCATCGAAGTCGGCAATGTCGCGCGGCGCTCTTTCGTCGATCCGTGGTGGTCGCGTGGATGGGCGGATCAAGTCCGCCCATGACGGTCGCGAATGGGAAATGCGATAGCGTGAGTTCTTGCGAGCGCGCTCACCGATGACGGTTGGACGTCGGGTCGTCGCCCTCTCACAGGAACCTCACCGTCATGGGCGGACTTGATCCGCCCATCCACGCGAACGCGACGCGTGTCGATCGTCGCACCGGCAGCCGTAGGGCTCCATGGGCCGCTGCAAGCAGGCGCCGATCCGCCGACACGGCACGCCGTCACGATCCATGCGCCTCCCGCCTCAATCCCTTCGGTGCGGCGGCACGATGCCGAGGCGGCGCATGCGGCGGTGCACCGTGGTGCGGTCGATGCCGAGGTCGCGGGCGGCGGCGGAGACGTTCCAGTGGCGGGCGCGGAGCGCCGCTTCGAGCGCCTCGGCCGGATGGGCGGGCGCGCTGTCGCCCGTCGTCGGGACGGCCGCTGCGAAGCTCGGCCAGCCGTCGCCATGGGCGGCGCGGCGAACGGCGTCCGGCAGGTCCTCCAGCCCGATCATGCCCCGGCCCGCCACGGCGCGGGCATAGTCGAGCGCGTTGATCAGCTCGCGGATATTGCCGGGCCAGGGATAGGCGCGCAGGGCGTTCAGCGCCGCCGGCGACAGGCTGTCGCCGAGCTCGGCATCCCAGCCGTCGCGTGCCAGGAGCTCGCCGATCAGCCAATCGAGGTCGGCGCGCCGACGCAGGGCCGGCAGGTTGAGCACGGCGGCGTTGAGGCGGAAATAGAGGTCCTCGCGGAAGCGGCCGGCCTTGACCGCCTCGACCAGGTCGCGATGGGTGGCGGCGATGACGCGGATGTCGACCGCGATGGGCCGGGTGCGGCCGACCGGCGTCACCTCCCGCTCGGCCAGCACGCGCAGGAGCCGCGTCTGCGAGGCGAGCGGCATGTCGCCGATCTCGTCGAGGAACAGGGTGCCGCCGTCGGCCTCGATGATCAGGCCCTTGCGGCCCTTGCCGCTGGCGCCGGTGAAGGACCCGGCCTCGTAGCCGAACAGCTCGGCCTCGATCAGCGTCTCCGGCAGCGCCGCGCAGTTGACGGCGACGAAGGGCCGGCCGGCCCGGGCGCTGGCGGCGTGCAGCGCCTTGGCCAGGTGCTCCTTGCCGGTGCCGGTCTCGCCGTGGATCAGGAGGCTCATGCGCGTGTCCACCAGCTTGGCGGCGCGGGTGACGACGTCCCGCATCAGCGCATCGCCCCGGAACAGGGCCTGCAGGGGCTTCGGCAGCACCGGGGCCGTGGCCGCGGCCGGCGTCGGGGCTGGCGCGGGCGGCGGCAGGCTCTGGGCGAAGAAGAGGACGCCGCCGGCAAGGAGGCGCACGGTGCGCTGCGCGGTGGGGCGCGAGCGCACGAAGCGCGGCAGGTCGTCGACGCCGAAATCGAAGAGCTCGCCCACCGGCCGGCCGAGCAGCGGCGCCCCGCCCGGCCGCTCGTGCTCCACGAGGAGCCGCGCCCGGTTGTTGAAGCCGATGATGCGGCCGGCGGCGTCGAGGGCGAGCACGAGGTCGGGGTCGATATCGGCGAACTCGAAGGAGGCCGAGAGCTTCAGGATCCACTGGTTGCGGAAGCGGTTCAGCAGGTTGGCGATCTCGATCTTGTGGGCGAAGGCCTTGACCAGCTGCAGGGCCAGGAACTGGCTCTCCTTGGGCTCGGGCGAGCGCAGGGCCGAGATGTCGAGCACCGCCGCGAGCGCGCCGCCGGGATCGAACACCGGCGCGGCCGTGCAGGTGAGCGGGATATGGGTCGCGTCGAAATGGTCGGTCTGGTGCACGATCAGGGGCTCGCCGGTGGCGATGCAGGTGCCGACCGCGCAGGTGCCGGCATGGCGCTCGTTCCAGTCGGCGCCGAGATAGAGGCCGGCGCGCATCAGGTTGTTGTCGAAGGTCGGGTCGCCGATGAAGTCGACGGTGACGCCCTTGGCGTCGGTGAGCAGCAGGACATAGCCCAGGCCCGCCACCTGCCGGTACAGCGTCTCCACCCCGTAGCGGGCGGTGTGGAGGAACTCGTCCATGGCATCCTGGTGCTCGCGCAGCAGGCCGTGCGTGACGATGCAGGGATCGCGCAGCGCCACCGGGTCGAGCTTGTGCTCGCCGACGCAGCGCAGCCAGGACTGCCGGATGACGGCATCGCGCCGGCTCGCCTGACCGGCGGCCGCGCGCACGAGCTCGTCGATATGCGCCGCCTGCTCCTGCCTCACGACGATCCTCCCAGACCGTGCTTTTGCCGCAAATGTCGCGCCGATCGGCCGGCATGGCAAGTTTCGTCGGGGCGGGCACGGCGCGGGGCCAGATCAGGAGAGCCCCGTCGCATGGGCGGGGGCGCGTTCGAGCGCATTCCGGACTCGAACGTGATCGCGGCCCGATACTCGCCGGCGCGGATCGGCGCTTCAGGCCTTGTCCCACGGATTGAGCACGGTGACGCCGGTCGGCCCGAAATCAAGCGTGTTGCGGGTCGCCACGGTCATGCCGTGGACGAGGGCCGTCGCCGCGATCAGGGCATCCCGTTCGGCGCGCGGATCGGGAACATGGAGACGGGCGCAACGCTTGGCGACGGGCGTGTCGACAGGCAGCACGCGGCCGTCGAAGTCCGGCAGGACATAGGTATCCAGCCAGGCGCGCAGGATCGCGCCCTGGGCGGCATCGCGGCGCTCCATCTGGAGCACGCCAGCCTCGAGCTCCATGACGGTGATCACGGATAGATAGAGATCGGCGATATCGACGCTGCCGGCCCATCTGGCGACATTGGCGTCAGCCTCGCCGGCGCGGAGCTTGCGCAATTCGGATACGACGTTCGTGTCGAGAAGAATCATCAGGACAGGTCAGCCGGCCGGCTGACGATGACGGTGCGCGGCGGATCGAACTCGACATCCTCGACGCCCGGCGGCATGCCGAAGACATCGGCAACAGTGCGGCCCGTGTGCGTCAGACGCCGATACTCCTCGATGCTGAGCAGGACATGAGCCGGCTTGCCACGATCGGTGATGAAGACCGGACCATCCCTGGTGGCCTTCTTGGCGCGATTGGTATCCTGATTGAACTCTCGGCTGGAAAGAGTGGTGACGGCCATGTCGCTTTCCATCATGACGGCCAATGAATGTATAAATGTTGCTACATTCTATGCGATCTGGCAAGAGACCCGCACGATATGCCCCCCGGACTGCCTGACGGGAGTTCCGTCTGCGGGCAGGATGGCTTTGCGGCGGGCGCTCCCCTACTCCACCGTCGAGAGCTGGATCGTCCTCGACAGCAGCCGCGTGCGATCCGCCGCCGGGCCGACCAGGATCTCGATCTCTCCGGGCTCGAAGATCGGCTCGAGGTCGAGGCCGAGGAAGCGCAGGTCCGTGGCCGGCAGGCTGAGATGCACCGTGCCGCGGGCACCGGGCTCGAGGGCGATCTTGTCGAAGCCCTTCAGCTCCATCAGCGGACGCGCCACGCTCGCCACCGTGTCGTGCGTGAACAGGAACACGGTCTCCTCCGCCGCCATGGTGCCTTCGTTGGCGATGTCGACGCTGATCGCCAGCGTGTCCTGCTCCGTGGCCACGGCCGGCGTCACGGTGAGGTTCGACAGGGTGAAGCGGCCATAGGTCAGGCCGTGGCCGAAGGGGAAGAGCGGCGTGTTGGCGACGTCGAGATATTTGCTGGTGTAGTGGTCCTTGGCGTCGAAGGGCCGGCCGGTCGGCCGCTCGGCGTAGAAGATCGGGATCTGGCCGACCGCCCGGGGCCAGGAGACCGGCGTGCGGCCGCTCGGCGAGCGCGCGCCGGTGACGATGTCGGCGACGGCATTGCCGGCCTCGGCGCCGGGGAACCAGGCCGCCAGCAGCGCATGGGCGCGGTCGGCGAGCTCGGGCACGACCAGCGGCCGGCCGGAGAACAGCACGACGCTGACCCGCTTGCCGAGCCGGGCGGCCCGATCGAACACGGCCTCGGCCAGGGCGCGCTGGCGACCGGGCAGCACCGGATCGGCCCGGCTCGCCGCCTCGCCGCTCATGACCGCCGCCTCGCCCAGGCAGAGCAGGATGGCGTCGGCCTGGTCGCACAGGTCGAGGGCGGCGGGAATGCCGCTCTCGTCGGACGTGTCGATGGCGACGCCCGGGGCGTGCAGGATCGTCGCATCCGGCAGCGCGCCGCGCAGGCCCGCCAGCACGCTCACCTGGTCGCCGGGCTCGGCAATGCCCCCCCACGGCCCGCGCATCTCCGGGCCGGCATCGGCCAGCGGGCCGATCAGGGCGATGCGCCTGGCGTCCGCGGGGATGGGCAGCGCCTCCCCCTCGTTCTTCATCAGGACGAGGGAGCGCGCGCCGACGACGCGGGCGATGCGGCGCCGGTTGATCAGGGTGGCGGCGTCCTCCGGCTGCATGCCGCGGTGGTAGGGGTCGTCGAACAGGCCGAGCCGCTCCTTGAGGGTGAGCACGCGCGCCACCGCCTCGTCGATCTCGGCCATCGTCACCAGGCGGCGCTCCAGCGCCACCGGCAGGCCGCGGCGATAGGCGTCGGCCATCATGTCGATGTCGACGCCGGCCCGCAGCGCCAGGGCCGCCGCCTCGGCGAGGTCGGCCGCGACGCCGTGATGGATCAGCTCGGCGACGGCGTTGTAGTCGCTGACGACGACACCGTCGAAGCCGAGCCGCTGGCGCAGCCAGCCGCGCAGCAGCGACGCGTTGGCGGTCATCGGCACGCCGCCGAAGTCGGTGAAGGCCGGCATCACCGCCGCCACGCCGGCGCGGATCGCCGCCTCGAACGGGGGCAGGTGCACCTCGCGCAGCGTGCGCTCGGAAATGTCGACCGAGGCATATTCGCGTCCCGCCGTCACCGGGGCGTAGGCGCAATAGTGCTTGGCGACGGCGGCGAGCGCGTCGACGGCGGCGAGGTCCGGGCCCTGGAAGCCGCGGACCTTGGCATCGGCCATCAGCGCGCCGACCCAGGGGTCCTCGCCCGGCCCTTCGACGATGCGGCCCCAGCGCGGATCGCGCGCAATGTCCAGCATCGGGGCGAAGGTCATGGCGAGCCCGTCGGCGGCGGCCTCGCGCGCCGCCTCGCGGGCGGTCAGCTCCCAGGCGCGCGGGTCGAACAGCGCGGCCTCGCCGAGCGGCACCGGGAAGGCGGTGCGGTGGCCGTGGATGACGTCGAAGCCGATCATCAGCGGGATGCGCAGGCGCGATTCCTCCACGGCCAGGCGCTGCATCTCGCGGACATGCCCCGGCCCGTACAGGTTGAGCAGGTTGCCGATGGTGCCTGCCTTGATCGCCTCGGTGGAATCGCCGGCGATCACCGGACCGGTCACCGCGTAGCTGCTGGCGGTCATGGTGAGCTGGCCGAGCTTCTCCGGCAGCGTCATCGCGTCGATCAGCGACTGCACGCGACTCATCGCATCCTCCTTGGCTCGCCCGCCGCAGCATAAGGCCGCGCCCTGGCTATGCCGAGCGCCGGCCGATGGCAAGGCCGCAAGGGAACAGGGCGGCGGCAAATCCCCAAGACGGCGCTCTTGCGCAAAATCTCCGGCCGGGATTTGGCCAGAGCATGCGAGAAGGCCGTAGAGTGCGTCCGTGCCGCCGCCGGCGCCAACACGACAGGGCAGGATCATGACCGGATCGGGAGAAATCGCCAGCGCCGCCTCCGAGATCGAGGAAGCCGCCCATGCCGGGCTGGTGCCGCAGCTGCGCATGATGTTCGAAGCGCTATGGGCCTCGCCGGTGCGCAACAGGCTGTTCGCCCTGGCCGCCGGCCTGTTCCTGGTCATCGGCGCCACCGCCTATGGCCAGATCCAGCTCAACAGCTGGAACCAGCCCTTCTACGATGCGCTGTCGCGCCGCGACCTGCCGGCGTTCTTCAACCAGCTCGGCGTGTTCGGCCTGATCGCCGGCGTGCTGCTGGTGCTCAACGTGGCGCAGCGCTGGCTCAACGAGATGACCAAGCTGAGGCTGCGCCAGGGCCTGGTGCACGACCTGGTCAAGGAGTGGATGGTGCCGCGCCGGGCCTTTCGCCTCGCCAATGCCGGACCGATCGGCGTCAACCCGGATCAGCGCCTGCACGAGGACGCGCGCCACCTCACCGAGCTCTCCACCGATCTCGGGGTCGGCCTGCTGCAGGCCTCGATCCTGCTGCTGACCTTCATCGGCGTGCTGTGGGAGCTCTCCAGCGGCTTCGCCTTCCACATCGGCGGCCGCGATCTCACCATCCCCGGCTACATGGTCTGGGCGGCGATCGTCTATGCCGGCTCGGCTTCGCTGCTGAGCTACTGGATCGGCCGGCGCCTGATCGACCAGAACTCCGACCGCTACGCCCGCGAGGCGGACCTGCGCTTCTCGCTGATGCGGGTCAACGAGCATATCGACGCCGTCTCCCTCGCCGGAGGCGAGGCGGATGAAGCCCGGCGCATCGGCGTCGACCTCGACGCGGTGCTGGCGGCGACGCGGCGTCTCGTCAGCGGCCTCACCCGCCTCACCTGGGTCACGGCCGGCTATGGCTGGTTCTCGCTGGTGGCACCGATCCTGGTGGCGGCGCCGGTCTATTTCGCCGGCAACCTGTCCTTCGGCGGCCTGATGGTGGCGGTCGGCGCCTTCAACCAGGTGCAGTCGTCGCTGCGCTGGTTCGTCGACAATTTCAGCACCATCGCCGACTGGCGGGCGACGCTGCTGCGCGTCGCCAGCTTCCGCCGCGCCGTCATGACCACCGACGTGCTGCACACGGTGGAGAGCCGCATCGAGGCGGTCGATGGGCCGCCCGGCGCCTTCACCGTCGAGGACCTGGAGATCGCCTCTCCGGCCGGCTGCACCATGCTCAAGGAGCCGAAGGTGGAGGTGAAGGCCGGCGAGCGCGTGCTGATCGTCGGCGAGTCCGGCACCGGCAAGACGCTGCTGTTCCGGGCCCTCGCCGGCCTGTGGCCCTGGGGCGCCGGGCGCATCGGCCGCCCCACGGGCGGGGAGATCCACTACATGCCGCGCACGCCCTACCTGCCGCCGGGCACGCTTCGCGAGGTCATGGCCTATCCCCTGAAGGTCGACAGCTTCAAGCCCGACGCCTTCACCGCAGCCCTCGCCCGCCTCGGCCTCGAGCGCCTGACGCCCATGCTCGAGACCGCCAAGCGCTGGGACCGCGACCTCAGCGAGGACGACCAGCAGTCCCTCGCCTTCGCCCGGGTGGTGCTGCACCGGCCGGCGTGGCTGCTCATCGACGAGGTGCTGGACTCCCTGGAGGACGAGACGCATGGACGGGTGCTCGACGTCTTCGCCGGGGATCTCGCCCATGCCGGCGTCATCCATATCGGCCGCGCCGAGGCGCACGACCACCTGTTCCAGCGCGTGCTGCATCTCGTCAAGGAACCCGACAAGCGCCGCCTCTCCCGGCGCAGGCACGCCCACGAGACGCACCGACGCCGGCTGTCGGTGGCGTGAGGGGACCGTTGGCGACGGACCTGGTGCGATCGGACGAGACGCTGCCGCTACCAGCCTACGCTCGACGCCGGGGCCTTCCCTCCCCCTTGTGGGGAGGGATAAAGGGTGGGGGTCGTCGGCGTTGAACTCGACGCGTCGGGACGATCGAGGGCGATCCCCGTCCTGATGGCCCCCCCCTGGCCCCTCCTCGTCGATCTCGGGGGTTCCCGAGATCGACCACTCGGCAAGGCAAGTCGGAAAAATCCGACTTGCTCGGGGGAGGGGAAAAGCCCGCGTTCGAAACATCAGAGAGCCCCCATGGACCCCCTCTCCCCCTGGATCGACCGGCAATACCGCCACGCCGCGGCGGCGATGCTGCGCAGCATTTCCCCTGTCGGCATCGTCAAGGCACGGCCGGGCTTCGGCCAGACCGTCGTGCCGAAGCGCGGGGCGATCGTCGCCTCGCCGGTGCTCGGCGACTGGAAGCCGGAGCCCGACTATTTCTTCCACTGGTACCGGGATTCCGCCGTGGTGATCGACGCCCTGCGGCTGCTGCACGCCGACGGCACGCTCGGGCCGGAGGCGCTCGGCCATCTCGGCGACTTCGTGCGCTTCAGCCTGTCGCTGCAGCAGCTCGACGGCCGCGCCCTGGCGCGCGACCCGGCCTGGCGGGCGGCCGTCGCCCCGGACTTCATCCAGTACCTGCGCAGCGATGCCGAGCTCGCCGCAGTCCATGGCGAGGAGGTGGTGGCCGAGACGCGCGTCAACCCGGACGGCACGCTCGACATCTCCACCTGGTCGCGGCCGCAGAACGACGGCGCCGCGACGCGCGCCCTCGCCCTGCTGCGCTGGCTGAAGGGCGGCGCGGCGATCGGGGCGGAGCTCGCCGCCGACATCGCTGACCTGCTGCATGCCGATCTCGCCTTCACCCTGGCGCGCTGGCGCCGGCCCTGCTTCGACCTCTGGGAGGAGCAGAGCGGCCGGCACTACTACACGCTGCGCGTCCAGGCGGCGGCGCTGGCCGAGGGCGCGCCCTGGCTGGCCGAGCTGGGCGGGACGGAGGCCGCCGCGGCCTGCGGCCGCGAGGCGCACGCCATCCTGGCGCAGCTCGACGGCTATTGGCTGGCCGAGGAGGGCTTCTACCGCTCGCGCCTGCTCGATCCGCCCGCCCGCACCACGAAGGATCTCGACATCGCCGTGATCCTGGCGGCGCTGCACGCCGACGGAGCCGAGGCGGCGCACTCGCCGCGCGATCCGCGCATGCTGGCGACGCTGGCCAGCCTGGAGGCCCTGTTCGACCGCGATTTTCCGATCAACCGCGGCCGTCCGCCCGGACGGGCGGCGGCCCTCGGGCGCTACGAGGGCGACGGCTATTTCGGCGGCGGCGCCTGGTATGTCTCGACGCTCGCCGGCGCCGAGCTCTGCTTCCGTGCCGCCGCGGCCGCTGCGCCCGCCGAGGCCGCAGGCCTCGAGGCGCGCGGCGACGCGTTCCTCGCGACGGTGCAGGCTTTCACCCCCGAGAACGGCGACATGTCCGAGCAGTTCGATCGGGCGACGGGGGAACAGACCTCGGCGCGGCACCTGGCCTGGAGCTATGCGGCGTTCATCACGTGCATCGCGGCGCGGCGGACGCTGGCGGGGTAAGGGACGGGCGTTTGCGTGGGCCGATCAGCCGGGCGTCGGGTCATTCCACGCGCCCGGCCGCGCTGCCGATCTCTGTGCGAATGATGGCCGTGCCTGCCGCCAACGCGCTGATCTTGCCGAACGCAACATCACGGGCGAGATACCACATGCCGCAATCGGAGGATGGGTGCAGGCGCTCCGGCGGCACGTGACGCAGGGCGGCCCGCAGGCGCGACGCGACGTGCTCGGGCGTCTCGATCTCCGTCGAGCCGAGATCGAGCAGGCCGAGCACCACATGCTTGTCCCCGCAATGCCGGAGGATGGTCGGCTCGTGCCGCGGCTGCTCGTATTCGATGCTGATGCCGGCGATCGGGCAGGATGCCAGCAGTTCCAGCACCTCGGGATAGACCACGCTGGCGCGCTTCTCCCGATAGACCAGCGCATAGCCGTAGCAGACATGGACGATGACGGGCGCCCGCACCCCTTCGACCATCCTGGCGATCGCCGCCGGGCCGACCTTGCGGGCGAGCGTCAGCTGGCTGTGCCAGGCGGGCTCGTCGATCTGCAGCACGTCCGCGCCCGCCTGATCGAGGGCCAGCAGCTCGTGGTTGAGCGCCGCGGCAAGGGCCATGATGGCAGCCTCGGCGTCGCCGTAGAACCGGTCGACGACCTGGCAATAGAGCGACAGCGCACCGATGACGGTCACCTTGCAGGGCCGCCGCGCGTGCGCCTTGAGGAAGTCCAGCTCGGCCAGCGCCATCGGGCCTTGCCAGCCGATGGCGCCGACGATGCGCGGCCGCAGCTCGCCGATGCGGGTATATTCCTCCCAGCCGGTGTCGTCGCGCCGGCTCCAGTCGACGGCCCTCGCGACCGCGACCTGCTCCATGGCTGACGTATCGATCCCCGTGAGGCCGGCCAGGAAATGCCGGTCATAGGCGGCCCGCTGCGCCTCGCCATCCGTCACCAGATCGAGCCCGGCCCGCTCCTGCTCGTAGATGGCGAGCAGGGCCGCGTCCTGCTTGGCCTCGCGCAGCACCTCGGCGTCGGGGCGCCACCAGCTGCCGTCGACGGCCCGCATCCGGCGGTGGTGAGCCAGCCAGTGCGGCTTGGCATAGCTGCCGACGATCTGCACGGTCAGGGGATGGAGCGGCATCGCCATGTCTCCTCGGCTGGTCCGTGCTGCGTAGGAGAGTAGAGTGACAGCGGCATGACACGTATGGACATGATGCCGAATGTCGGACATGACTGTAACCGTCCATCATGCGGTTCGATGCAGGCCTGGAGACGACATGGCGCAGGAGGAACACCCCCTCGAGGTCAGGGATCATGCGGGGTCCCGCTGGGAGCAGATCGTTGCGGCGCTGCGCCGGGACATCCGGGAGGGCATCTACGCGCCCGGCATCCGGCTGCCGCGCGAGCATGATTTCTGCGACCGGTTCGGCGTCAGCCGGTTCACCGTGCGGCGGGCCCTGGAGAGCCTCGAGCGCGAAGGGCTGGTCCGCATCGAGCCCAAGCGCGGCGCCTTCGTGACCGACCAGATCCTCAGCTATCGGCTGGGCAACCGCACGCGCTACAGTGAGAACATCCGCCGCT contains:
- a CDS encoding type II toxin-antitoxin system VapC family toxin; amino-acid sequence: MMILLDTNVVSELRKLRAGEADANVARWAGSVDIADLYLSVITVMELEAGVLQMERRDAAQGAILRAWLDTYVLPDFDGRVLPVDTPVAKRCARLHVPDPRAERDALIAATALVHGMTVATRNTLDFGPTGVTVLNPWDKA
- a CDS encoding glycoside hydrolase family 3 N-terminal domain-containing protein, encoding MSRVQSLIDAMTLPEKLGQLTMTASSYAVTGPVIAGDSTEAIKAGTIGNLLNLYGPGHVREMQRLAVEESRLRIPLMIGFDVIHGHRTAFPVPLGEAALFDPRAWELTAREAAREAAADGLAMTFAPMLDIARDPRWGRIVEGPGEDPWVGALMADAKVRGFQGPDLAAVDALAAVAKHYCAYAPVTAGREYASVDISERTLREVHLPPFEAAIRAGVAAVMPAFTDFGGVPMTANASLLRGWLRQRLGFDGVVVSDYNAVAELIHHGVAADLAEAAALALRAGVDIDMMADAYRRGLPVALERRLVTMAEIDEAVARVLTLKERLGLFDDPYHRGMQPEDAATLINRRRIARVVGARSLVLMKNEGEALPIPADARRIALIGPLADAGPEMRGPWGGIAEPGDQVSVLAGLRGALPDATILHAPGVAIDTSDESGIPAALDLCDQADAILLCLGEAAVMSGEAASRADPVLPGRQRALAEAVFDRAARLGKRVSVVLFSGRPLVVPELADRAHALLAAWFPGAEAGNAVADIVTGARSPSGRTPVSWPRAVGQIPIFYAERPTGRPFDAKDHYTSKYLDVANTPLFPFGHGLTYGRFTLSNLTVTPAVATEQDTLAISVDIANEGTMAAEETVFLFTHDTVASVARPLMELKGFDKIALEPGARGTVHLSLPATDLRFLGLDLEPIFEPGEIEILVGPAADRTRLLSRTIQLSTVE
- a CDS encoding ABC transporter ATP-binding protein/permease, with protein sequence MTGSGEIASAASEIEEAAHAGLVPQLRMMFEALWASPVRNRLFALAAGLFLVIGATAYGQIQLNSWNQPFYDALSRRDLPAFFNQLGVFGLIAGVLLVLNVAQRWLNEMTKLRLRQGLVHDLVKEWMVPRRAFRLANAGPIGVNPDQRLHEDARHLTELSTDLGVGLLQASILLLTFIGVLWELSSGFAFHIGGRDLTIPGYMVWAAIVYAGSASLLSYWIGRRLIDQNSDRYAREADLRFSLMRVNEHIDAVSLAGGEADEARRIGVDLDAVLAATRRLVSGLTRLTWVTAGYGWFSLVAPILVAAPVYFAGNLSFGGLMVAVGAFNQVQSSLRWFVDNFSTIADWRATLLRVASFRRAVMTTDVLHTVESRIEAVDGPPGAFTVEDLEIASPAGCTMLKEPKVEVKAGERVLIVGESGTGKTLLFRALAGLWPWGAGRIGRPTGGEIHYMPRTPYLPPGTLREVMAYPLKVDSFKPDAFTAALARLGLERLTPMLETAKRWDRDLSEDDQQSLAFARVVLHRPAWLLIDEVLDSLEDETHGRVLDVFAGDLAHAGVIHIGRAEAHDHLFQRVLHLVKEPDKRRLSRRRHAHETHRRRLSVA
- a CDS encoding sigma-54-dependent Fis family transcriptional regulator, giving the protein MRQEQAAHIDELVRAAAGQASRRDAVIRQSWLRCVGEHKLDPVALRDPCIVTHGLLREHQDAMDEFLHTARYGVETLYRQVAGLGYVLLLTDAKGVTVDFIGDPTFDNNLMRAGLYLGADWNERHAGTCAVGTCIATGEPLIVHQTDHFDATHIPLTCTAAPVFDPGGALAAVLDISALRSPEPKESQFLALQLVKAFAHKIEIANLLNRFRNQWILKLSASFEFADIDPDLVLALDAAGRIIGFNNRARLLVEHERPGGAPLLGRPVGELFDFGVDDLPRFVRSRPTAQRTVRLLAGGVLFFAQSLPPPAPAPTPAAATAPVLPKPLQALFRGDALMRDVVTRAAKLVDTRMSLLIHGETGTGKEHLAKALHAASARAGRPFVAVNCAALPETLIEAELFGYEAGSFTGASGKGRKGLIIEADGGTLFLDEIGDMPLASQTRLLRVLAEREVTPVGRTRPIAVDIRVIAATHRDLVEAVKAGRFREDLYFRLNAAVLNLPALRRRADLDWLIGELLARDGWDAELGDSLSPAALNALRAYPWPGNIRELINALDYARAVAGRGMIGLEDLPDAVRRAAHGDGWPSFAAAVPTTGDSAPAHPAEALEAALRARHWNVSAAARDLGIDRTTVHRRMRRLGIVPPHRRD
- a CDS encoding glycoside hydrolase family 15 protein: MDPLSPWIDRQYRHAAAAMLRSISPVGIVKARPGFGQTVVPKRGAIVASPVLGDWKPEPDYFFHWYRDSAVVIDALRLLHADGTLGPEALGHLGDFVRFSLSLQQLDGRALARDPAWRAAVAPDFIQYLRSDAELAAVHGEEVVAETRVNPDGTLDISTWSRPQNDGAATRALALLRWLKGGAAIGAELAADIADLLHADLAFTLARWRRPCFDLWEEQSGRHYYTLRVQAAALAEGAPWLAELGGTEAAAACGREAHAILAQLDGYWLAEEGFYRSRLLDPPARTTKDLDIAVILAALHADGAEAAHSPRDPRMLATLASLEALFDRDFPINRGRPPGRAAALGRYEGDGYFGGGAWYVSTLAGAELCFRAAAAAAPAEAAGLEARGDAFLATVQAFTPENGDMSEQFDRATGEQTSARHLAWSYAAFITCIAARRTLAG
- a CDS encoding type II toxin-antitoxin system Phd/YefM family antitoxin, whose amino-acid sequence is MAVTTLSSREFNQDTNRAKKATRDGPVFITDRGKPAHVLLSIEEYRRLTHTGRTVADVFGMPPGVEDVEFDPPRTVIVSRPADLS
- a CDS encoding NAD(+)/NADH kinase; this encodes MSPLVGIIANPVSARDIRRVVTHAGSLQIADRAGIVLRALAALAAGGVGRVVMMPETGGIRGHVVRGIERSRACGEARFPELVFLDMPVTSTVEDTSRAARAMAAAGVAAIIVLGGDGTHRAVVGACGRVPIAGISTGTNNAFPEPREPTVTALATALAVCGAVPASIAFALNKTLEVAVEGEAPQIALVDVAVVTDRTVGARALWRADSFRELFVTFADPEVIGMSAIAGLIEPVARDEPGGMMVQLGPAHAAPTVLRAPIGPGLVEAVGIEDWRRMPAGVPFSPSLPAGAIALDGERELAFDARRAVAVTLQDRAFRTVDVAAVMRFASTRGLMRTGARHFAAT